The following are from one region of the Stanieria cyanosphaera PCC 7437 genome:
- the pyrE gene encoding orotate phosphoribosyltransferase encodes MNQTILSELTTANSAQLRQILLELLVKYAYVEGDFVLSSGAKSSYYINGKQVTLRAEGALVIGRLLFALLPQDTDAVAGLTLGADPIVSAVSIVSAYNNQPIPALIIRKESKGHGTKAYIEGPNLNPGAKVVVLEDVVTTGKSALQAVERLTACGYQVTQIIALVDREQGGAELYQSQGIEFKALFSIKEIQQYEA; translated from the coding sequence ATGAATCAAACTATCTTGTCTGAATTAACTACAGCAAATTCCGCTCAACTTCGTCAAATTCTCTTAGAGTTATTAGTCAAATATGCTTATGTCGAAGGTGATTTTGTTCTATCTTCGGGAGCAAAAAGTAGTTATTATATTAATGGCAAACAAGTAACTTTAAGAGCAGAAGGAGCTTTAGTTATTGGTCGTTTGCTCTTTGCTCTTTTGCCTCAAGATACAGATGCAGTAGCAGGTTTAACTCTAGGTGCAGATCCCATTGTCAGTGCTGTTAGTATAGTTTCTGCTTACAATAATCAACCCATTCCTGCTTTAATTATTCGTAAAGAATCAAAAGGACACGGAACTAAAGCTTATATTGAAGGTCCTAATTTAAACCCAGGTGCAAAAGTAGTAGTTTTAGAAGATGTAGTCACTACTGGTAAATCTGCTCTACAAGCAGTAGAACGTCTAACCGCGTGCGGTTACCAAGTAACTCAAATTATCGCCTTAGTAGACAGAGAGCAAGGAGGCGCAGAGTTATATCAATCCCAAGGTATTGAATTTAAAGCTTTATTTTCTATTAAAGAAATTCAACAATATGAAGCTTAA